In one Neobacillus sp. CF12 genomic region, the following are encoded:
- the ytvI gene encoding sporulation integral membrane protein YtvI: MDKKYLYRTFRFFLVIGIVVLGLLSFYYLSKVTYPFLIAIVIAFFINPIVNIFEKKLRMPRGLAVFSALIIIFAFAAGLVTLLVAEIVSGANYLARVVPEHLDTLISYIEEYITAQIIPLYNQLTSMFNQLEDGQQNTIISNIENVGATIGSTVGDFIQNLFGNIPVILSWFPNAATVLIFSLLATFFISKDWHRFSRIGSSILPEKAKSSGKSVYLDLQKALFGFLKAQLTLISITTVIILIGLLVLRVDYAITIALITGIVDIIPYLGTGAIFVPWIIYEVITGDIGLAVGLGVLYLLVIVQRQIMEPKILSSNIGLDPLATLIALFVGFKLIGFLGLIVGPVTLVIVSTLYRAKVFHDLWTFIKGKEI; encoded by the coding sequence TTGGATAAAAAGTACTTGTATCGGACGTTTAGGTTTTTCTTGGTGATTGGCATTGTGGTTCTCGGACTACTATCATTTTATTATTTGTCAAAAGTGACCTATCCATTTCTAATTGCGATTGTTATTGCATTTTTTATCAATCCAATTGTTAACATTTTTGAAAAAAAACTTCGTATGCCCCGGGGATTAGCTGTTTTTTCGGCTTTAATCATCATTTTCGCCTTCGCTGCAGGCTTAGTTACACTGTTAGTGGCCGAAATTGTTTCCGGTGCAAACTACCTGGCTAGAGTAGTTCCTGAGCACTTAGATACGTTAATAAGCTACATCGAAGAGTATATTACTGCGCAAATTATTCCTCTTTATAATCAACTAACTAGCATGTTTAACCAATTAGAAGATGGGCAGCAAAATACGATTATCTCTAATATTGAAAATGTAGGTGCAACCATCGGATCCACTGTTGGAGATTTCATTCAAAATCTATTCGGCAATATTCCAGTAATCCTGTCATGGTTTCCCAACGCCGCAACCGTACTAATTTTTTCCTTATTAGCAACTTTCTTTATTAGTAAGGATTGGCACAGATTCTCACGCATTGGAAGCAGCATTTTACCAGAGAAAGCTAAATCTAGCGGTAAATCTGTATATCTTGATTTACAAAAGGCTTTATTCGGTTTTCTTAAGGCTCAATTGACCCTTATTTCGATAACAACCGTGATTATTTTAATTGGGCTGCTTGTCCTCCGAGTTGATTATGCCATTACGATTGCTTTAATAACGGGCATCGTTGACATTATTCCGTATCTTGGTACCGGAGCTATTTTTGTACCATGGATCATTTATGAGGTGATAACAGGGGATATTGGACTGGCAGTGGGTTTAGGAGTACTCTATTTACTTGTTATCGTTCAGAGACAAATTATGGAGCCAAAAATACTTTCGTCCAATATCGGGCTCGATCCATTAGCCACCTTAATTGCCTTATTTGTCGGATTCAAATTAATCGGCTTCCTTGGATTAATTGTCGGTCCAGTTACCCTAGTAATCGTAAGCACACTCTACCGTGCAAAAGTTTTTCACGACCTTTGGACCTTTATTAAAGGAAAAGAAATTTAA
- a CDS encoding DUF441 domain-containing protein, translated as MLNESTLFLLLLLIIGFIVKNNSLLIAIIVLLVLKLSGLDSKTFTFIQGKGINWGVTVITIAVLAPIASGDIGFKDLSSAFKSPLAWVALISGMIVALLAKGGVSLLEHDPHITTALVLGTILSVSIFKGVAVGPLIGAGIAYTAMKMIDFFR; from the coding sequence ATGTTAAATGAGTCAACATTGTTCCTATTACTTCTATTAATCATTGGTTTTATCGTAAAAAATAACTCTTTGTTGATTGCCATTATCGTTTTACTAGTATTAAAATTGAGCGGACTTGATTCAAAAACGTTCACCTTTATCCAGGGTAAAGGAATTAATTGGGGAGTTACCGTCATTACGATTGCAGTTTTAGCTCCAATCGCCTCAGGTGATATTGGCTTTAAGGATTTATCGAGTGCGTTTAAGTCACCTCTTGCATGGGTAGCTCTTATTTCTGGTATGATTGTAGCCTTATTAGCAAAGGGCGGAGTATCATTATTAGAACATGACCCTCATATAACAACTGCACTTGTTTTGGGAACCATTCTATCTGTATCCATATTCAAAGGCGTTGCGGTAGGCCCGCTAATCGGAGCGGGAATAGCATATACAGCAATGAAAATGATCGATTTTTTTCGATAG
- the citZ gene encoding citrate synthase — translation MTVTRGLEGVVATTSSISSIIDDTLTYVGYGIDDLAENASFEEVIYLLWHRRLPTEPELAELKKQLAENAALPQEVIEHFKMYPIEKVHPMAALRSAVSLLGLYDEEADLMDSESNYQKAIRLQAKMPAIVTTFARVRKGLEPIAPRTDLNFAANFLYMLSGQEPDEIAVNALDKALVLHADHELNASTFTARVCVATLSDVYSGITAAIGALKGPLHGGANEAVMKMLKEIGTIENVEPYVRGKLEKKEKIMGFGHRVYRSGDPRAKHLRAMSKKMTELTGEPHWYEMSEKIESIVTGEKKLPPNVDFYSASMYHSLGIDHDLFTPIFAVSRVSGWLAHILEQYDNNRLIRPRAEYTGPGMQTYVPINQRG, via the coding sequence ATGACAGTAACACGTGGTCTTGAAGGGGTAGTGGCAACAACTTCTTCCATCAGTTCAATCATTGATGATACGTTAACGTATGTTGGGTATGGCATCGACGATTTAGCTGAAAATGCAAGCTTTGAAGAAGTAATTTATTTATTGTGGCACCGTCGATTACCAACTGAACCAGAATTAGCAGAACTAAAAAAACAGCTTGCTGAAAATGCAGCACTTCCACAAGAAGTAATTGAGCACTTTAAGATGTATCCAATTGAAAAGGTTCATCCAATGGCTGCTCTTCGTTCTGCAGTTTCTTTATTGGGCCTCTATGATGAAGAAGCAGACTTAATGGATTCAGAGTCAAACTATCAAAAGGCGATACGACTTCAAGCTAAAATGCCTGCAATCGTAACGACTTTTGCACGCGTTAGAAAAGGTCTTGAACCCATTGCGCCTAGAACGGATTTAAACTTTGCAGCAAACTTCCTTTACATGCTGTCTGGTCAAGAGCCTGATGAAATCGCTGTAAACGCTTTAGACAAAGCACTTGTTTTACATGCAGATCATGAACTTAATGCGTCTACATTTACAGCAAGAGTTTGTGTAGCGACTTTATCGGATGTGTATTCAGGCATTACAGCTGCGATTGGAGCTCTAAAAGGTCCACTTCACGGTGGTGCAAATGAAGCGGTAATGAAAATGCTTAAAGAAATTGGTACAATTGAAAATGTTGAGCCATATGTTCGTGGAAAACTTGAGAAGAAGGAAAAAATCATGGGCTTTGGACATCGCGTTTATCGCTCAGGAGATCCTCGTGCTAAGCATTTACGAGCAATGTCCAAGAAAATGACTGAGTTAACAGGTGAGCCTCATTGGTATGAAATGTCTGAAAAGATTGAGAGCATCGTTACTGGTGAAAAGAAATTGCCGCCGAACGTAGATTTCTACTCAGCGTCGATGTACCATAGCTTAGGAATTGACCATGATTTATTTACACCAATCTTTGCAGTAAGCAGGGTTTCAGGATGGCTTGCTCACATTTTAGAACAATATGATAATAATCGTCTAATTCGCCCACGTGCTGAATATACAGGTCCTGGGATGCAGACATATGTTCCAATTAACCAAAGAGGTTAA
- the icd gene encoding NADP-dependent isocitrate dehydrogenase, whose amino-acid sequence MQGEKITVTNGVLNVPNNPIIPFIEGDGIGPDIWAASERVLNAAVEKAYKGERKLVWKEVLAGEKAFNQTGEWLPKETLDVINEYLIAIKGPLTTPVGGGIRSLNVALRQELDLFVCLRPVRWFEGVPSPVKRPQDTDMVIFRENTEDIYAGIEYEKGSEAVKKVIDFLQNEMGVNKIRFPETSGIGIKPVSEEGTTRLVRAAINYAIKEGRKSVTLVHKGNIMKFTEGAFKNWGYELAEKEFGDKVFTWAQYDRIKAEQGTDAANKAQSDAEAAGKIIVKDAIADIFLQQILTRPREFDVVATMNLNGDFISDALAAQVGGIGIAPGANINYETGHAIFEATHGTAPKYAGLDKVNPSSVILSGVLLLEHLGWNEAAKMVIKSVENTIASKVVTYDFARLMDGATEVKTSEFADELIKNME is encoded by the coding sequence ATGCAAGGCGAAAAAATTACGGTAACAAACGGAGTATTAAATGTACCAAACAATCCAATCATCCCATTTATCGAGGGTGACGGTATCGGACCAGATATCTGGGCAGCATCTGAAAGAGTATTAAATGCAGCTGTTGAAAAAGCTTACAAAGGCGAGCGTAAATTAGTATGGAAAGAAGTTCTTGCGGGAGAAAAGGCGTTTAACCAAACAGGTGAATGGCTTCCAAAAGAAACTCTTGATGTGATCAACGAATATTTGATTGCAATCAAAGGTCCACTTACTACTCCTGTTGGCGGCGGAATTCGTTCATTGAACGTAGCACTGCGTCAAGAATTAGATTTGTTTGTATGCTTACGACCTGTAAGATGGTTTGAGGGCGTTCCTTCACCAGTTAAGCGTCCACAGGACACTGATATGGTAATCTTCCGTGAAAATACTGAAGATATTTATGCTGGAATTGAATATGAAAAAGGTTCAGAAGCGGTTAAGAAAGTAATCGACTTCCTTCAAAACGAAATGGGTGTTAACAAAATTAGATTCCCAGAAACGTCTGGTATCGGAATTAAGCCAGTTTCTGAAGAAGGAACAACACGTTTAGTACGTGCAGCTATTAATTATGCTATTAAAGAAGGCCGTAAATCTGTTACCCTTGTACACAAAGGGAATATCATGAAATTCACAGAAGGCGCGTTCAAAAACTGGGGTTATGAACTTGCTGAGAAAGAATTCGGTGATAAAGTATTTACATGGGCTCAATATGACCGTATTAAAGCAGAACAAGGTACAGACGCTGCAAACAAAGCACAAAGCGATGCTGAAGCAGCGGGCAAGATTATCGTGAAAGACGCGATTGCTGATATCTTCTTACAGCAAATCCTTACACGTCCACGTGAATTTGATGTAGTTGCAACAATGAACTTAAATGGTGACTTCATTTCTGACGCTCTTGCAGCACAGGTAGGCGGAATCGGAATCGCTCCTGGAGCAAACATCAACTATGAAACTGGACATGCGATTTTCGAAGCAACACATGGTACTGCACCTAAATATGCAGGTCTTGATAAGGTAAACCCTTCATCTGTTATTTTATCAGGTGTGTTATTACTGGAGCACTTAGGCTGGAATGAAGCAGCTAAAATGGTTATTAAATCAGTAGAAAATACGATTGCTTCTAAAGTAGTAACCTATGACTTTGCTCGTCTAATGGATGGAGCAACAGAAGTTAAAACATCTGAATTTGCAGATGAATTAATTAAGAATATGGAGTAA
- the mdh gene encoding malate dehydrogenase — MSLKRKKVSVIGGGFTGATTAFLLAQKELGDVVLVDIPQMDNPTKGKALDMLEASPVQGFDANITGTSNYEDTRDSDIVVITAGIARKPGMSRDDLVQTNQKVMKSVTQEIVKHSPNCTILVLTNPVDAMTYTVFKESGFPKNRVIGQSGVLDTARFRTFVAQELNLSVKDITGFVLGGHGDDMVPLVRYSYAGGIPLETLIPKDRLEAIVERTRKGGGEIVNLLGNGSAYYAPAASLVEMCEAILKDQRRVLPSIAYLEGEFGYEGIYLGVPTILGANGIEKVIELELTAEEKTALDKSVESVQAVMKVLV, encoded by the coding sequence ATGTCATTAAAACGTAAAAAGGTTTCCGTAATTGGCGGAGGTTTCACAGGTGCTACAACTGCATTCTTACTAGCTCAAAAAGAATTAGGGGATGTCGTACTAGTTGATATCCCACAAATGGATAACCCGACAAAAGGAAAAGCATTAGATATGCTTGAAGCAAGCCCAGTACAAGGATTTGATGCCAATATCACTGGTACTTCAAATTACGAAGATACACGTGATTCTGATATCGTTGTGATTACAGCTGGTATTGCTCGTAAACCTGGAATGAGCCGTGATGATTTAGTTCAAACAAACCAAAAGGTAATGAAGAGTGTTACACAGGAAATCGTAAAGCATTCTCCAAACTGTACAATTCTTGTTTTAACAAACCCAGTTGATGCAATGACTTATACTGTTTTTAAAGAATCTGGATTCCCTAAAAATCGTGTAATTGGACAATCTGGTGTATTAGATACAGCACGTTTCCGTACATTCGTAGCACAAGAATTAAATCTTTCGGTTAAAGATATTACTGGCTTTGTTTTAGGTGGTCACGGTGATGATATGGTTCCTCTTGTCCGTTATTCCTATGCTGGTGGTATTCCGTTAGAAACTTTAATCCCTAAAGACCGTTTAGAAGCAATTGTCGAGCGTACTAGAAAAGGCGGCGGAGAGATCGTGAACCTTCTAGGAAACGGCAGTGCTTATTATGCTCCTGCAGCATCTCTTGTTGAAATGTGCGAAGCAATCTTAAAAGACCAGCGTCGCGTACTTCCTTCCATCGCATACCTTGAGGGTGAATTTGGTTACGAAGGTATCTATCTAGGAGTACCAACAATCCTTGGTGCAAACGGAATAGAAAAAGTTATCGAACTTGAACTAACTGCAGAAGAAAAGACAGCCCTAGATAAATCAGTTGAATCTGTTCAAGCTGTAATGAAAGTATTAGTGTAA
- a CDS encoding MaoC/PaaZ C-terminal domain-containing protein, whose protein sequence is MLLGKKRKLGREIKEMSVGEKLALTEKIEDKDILLYLGLTDDANPLYIQHDYASQTPFKKPIVPSIMLTGMITSAISKYLPGPGSHILSQDIQFPKPVYHYATVHLLLEVIEVNHDDHTVKITVVGTNEKEEVVISGQLKVCPPHRLGGMDGNVLDNF, encoded by the coding sequence ATGCTTTTAGGTAAGAAAAGAAAACTTGGTAGAGAAATAAAAGAGATGTCTGTGGGAGAAAAGTTAGCCTTAACTGAAAAAATCGAAGATAAGGATATTCTTCTGTATCTAGGTCTTACCGATGATGCAAACCCGCTATATATTCAGCATGATTACGCATCACAAACTCCCTTCAAAAAACCGATTGTTCCTAGTATTATGCTAACTGGAATGATCACCTCGGCTATTTCAAAATATTTACCTGGTCCAGGAAGTCATATTTTAAGCCAGGATATTCAATTTCCTAAGCCTGTGTATCACTATGCCACGGTCCATCTATTATTAGAAGTTATCGAAGTCAATCATGATGACCATACAGTTAAGATTACAGTTGTCGGCACAAACGAAAAAGAGGAAGTTGTGATTTCTGGGCAACTGAAGGTTTGTCCACCTCATCGCTTAGGTGGAATGGATGGCAATGTATTAGATAATTTTTAA
- a CDS encoding response regulator transcription factor, translated as MKNKVLVVDDEQSIVTLLHYNLEQAGFDVITAMDGLKGKQLAETMAPDIIVLDLMLPKMDGIEVCKQLRQQKIMTPILMLTAKDDEFDKILGLELGADDYMIKPFSPREVVARVKAILRRIQIQTINNEAEQNDGGTIVLGKLQIFPEKFEAYFNNQLLELTLKEYELLHYLAQNKNRVLTRDQLLSAVWNYEFAGDTRIVDVHISHLREKIEVDTKKPVYIKTVRGLGYKLEEPKNE; from the coding sequence ATGAAAAATAAGGTACTTGTTGTAGACGATGAACAATCAATTGTAACGTTGCTTCATTATAATTTGGAACAAGCAGGTTTCGACGTAATCACGGCAATGGATGGATTAAAGGGTAAACAACTAGCGGAAACAATGGCACCTGATATCATTGTTTTGGACCTGATGCTACCGAAAATGGATGGAATTGAAGTGTGTAAACAGCTGCGTCAACAAAAAATTATGACTCCCATCCTAATGTTAACGGCGAAAGATGATGAATTTGATAAAATATTGGGTCTGGAACTAGGTGCAGATGATTATATGATTAAGCCTTTTAGCCCAAGAGAAGTTGTTGCCCGAGTGAAAGCAATCCTAAGAAGAATTCAGATACAAACAATTAATAATGAAGCGGAACAAAATGATGGGGGAACGATTGTGCTAGGGAAACTTCAAATTTTCCCAGAGAAATTTGAAGCTTATTTTAATAATCAACTATTGGAATTAACCTTAAAGGAATACGAATTGCTGCATTATTTAGCTCAAAATAAAAATCGCGTTTTAACTCGCGACCAATTGTTAAGTGCTGTTTGGAATTATGAATTTGCTGGCGATACTCGTATTGTAGATGTTCACATTTCACACCTGCGTGAGAAAATTGAAGTGGATACGAAGAAACCAGTTTATATTAAAACTGTCCGAGGACTGGGTTATAAACTCGAGGAGCCGAAGAATGAATGA
- the pnpS gene encoding two-component system histidine kinase PnpS, which yields MNNFRTKLLIALISLIIIGLIGLEILLGQLFKSYYLDTYNERLDKESNLLSLYIENNGGVNSIDQQEVLEISSMLNVRLALTDTKGQILFDSGENTSNINGIRENINEVLKEKPKNETKLVEREKYDLHYSWKPLIKANEKEGYLFIFTKTSELKKAYSQIWWILSISLLIVFIVFIYLGYRITVRYTKPLDSATTVAIELAKGNYRARIEGNELKETSMLSMSINILAQNLQEMSKAQEIQQDRISALIENMGAGLLLIDSRGFINLINKGYADIFHVNPADNLNKLYYEVIEQEEICNIIADVFRTEQKVRKHLLFPLGIERRYFDVYGIPIIGINNVWKGVLLVFHDITEIKKLEQMRKDFVANVSHELKTPVTSIKGFSETLLDGAMNNQDTLEAFLSIINKESDRMQSLIQDLLDFSKIEQQEFKLNIQDFDLYVLINEVITMLNKKAKSKDIRLDLEFQREELYIQGDHDRLKQVFINLISNAILYTPPNGHVIVSLFDYERKVKIHVKDSGVGIKQEEIPRIFERFYRIDRARSRDSGGTGLGLAIVKHLVEAHHGNISVRSTLGEGSEFIIELHKYMN from the coding sequence ATGAACAATTTCCGTACAAAGCTTCTTATTGCACTAATTAGTTTAATCATAATCGGATTAATTGGATTGGAAATTTTACTTGGTCAGCTTTTTAAAAGCTATTACCTTGATACATATAATGAACGCTTAGATAAAGAGAGCAATCTTTTAAGCTTGTACATTGAAAATAACGGTGGAGTGAACTCAATCGATCAACAAGAGGTATTAGAAATCAGCAGTATGCTAAATGTAAGACTTGCGCTTACGGATACGAAAGGTCAGATTCTTTTTGATAGTGGGGAAAACACTTCAAATATAAATGGGATTAGAGAAAATATTAATGAGGTCTTAAAGGAAAAACCAAAAAATGAGACGAAACTTGTTGAGCGTGAGAAATACGACTTACACTATTCATGGAAACCGCTAATAAAGGCAAATGAAAAAGAAGGGTATTTGTTCATTTTTACGAAAACAAGTGAACTTAAAAAAGCATATAGCCAAATTTGGTGGATCCTATCAATTAGCTTATTAATCGTGTTTATTGTTTTTATCTATCTTGGATATAGAATAACAGTAAGGTATACAAAACCCTTAGATTCTGCCACTACTGTCGCCATTGAATTAGCGAAAGGTAATTACCGGGCTAGAATAGAAGGCAATGAATTAAAGGAGACCAGTATGTTGAGTATGTCTATCAATATATTGGCCCAAAATCTGCAAGAAATGAGTAAAGCCCAAGAAATACAGCAAGACCGCATAAGTGCACTAATTGAAAATATGGGTGCAGGACTACTTTTAATTGACAGCCGCGGGTTCATTAATCTAATCAATAAGGGCTACGCCGACATCTTTCATGTGAACCCTGCTGACAACTTAAATAAACTATATTACGAAGTAATAGAACAAGAGGAAATCTGCAATATCATTGCAGATGTTTTTAGAACAGAACAAAAAGTCAGGAAACATCTACTGTTTCCATTGGGAATCGAGAGAAGATACTTTGATGTTTATGGGATACCGATTATTGGGATAAATAATGTGTGGAAAGGTGTTTTGCTCGTTTTTCATGACATTACGGAGATTAAAAAACTTGAACAAATGAGAAAAGACTTTGTTGCCAATGTATCGCATGAATTAAAAACGCCAGTTACCTCCATTAAAGGTTTTTCTGAAACGTTGTTAGATGGTGCCATGAACAATCAAGATACGCTAGAAGCATTTTTATCAATTATTAATAAAGAAAGTGACCGTATGCAGTCACTTATTCAAGATTTGCTTGATTTTTCTAAAATTGAGCAGCAAGAATTTAAGTTGAACATTCAGGACTTTGACTTGTATGTATTAATAAACGAAGTAATAACTATGCTTAATAAAAAAGCCAAATCCAAAGATATCCGTCTAGACCTTGAGTTTCAGAGGGAAGAATTATATATACAAGGAGATCATGATCGCTTAAAACAAGTATTTATTAATTTGATAAGTAATGCGATTTTGTATACCCCGCCAAATGGACATGTCATCGTTTCACTGTTTGATTACGAGAGAAAAGTAAAAATTCATGTAAAAGACTCGGGAGTAGGAATTAAACAAGAAGAAATTCCACGAATCTTTGAACGATTTTATCGTATTGATCGTGCAAGAAGCCGGGATTCTGGCGGGACAGGTCTTGGATTAGCTATCGTAAAACATTTAGTTGAAGCACACCATGGAAACATCTCCGTGAGAAGTACCCTTGGTGAGGGCAGTGAGTTTATTATCGAACTACATAAATATATGAATTAA
- the polA gene encoding DNA polymerase I: MEKKKLVLIDGNSIAYRAFFALPLLNNDKGIHTNAVYGFTMMLNKIIEDEKPSHILVAFDAGKTTFRHKTFVEYKGGRQKTPPELSEQFPYIRELLDAFGIKRYELENYEADDIIGTLSLSAENEGYEIKVISGDKDLTQLSSEHTTVGITRKGITDIEEYTPAHVMEKYGLTPEQIIDMKGLMGDPSDNIPGVPGVGEKTAIKLLKEFSTLEKLLESIDQVTGNKLKEKLEEFKDQAMMSKELATIERQAPVEISVENAAYEGFKREKVVAIYKDLGFHSLLEKLAGDTASIEQVELEDIDFVTPDVITDDLFADDNYFYVEMLEDNYHYADIIGFSLVNENGYYYLPTDLAIQSDSFKKWAEDESKKKTVYDAKRSEVSLRRHDIHLKGVNFDTLMASYIINPSESVDDLSTIGKKYGMTIQSDESFYGKGAKRKIPEAGLVAEHLVRKSLAMFDLKQKLEDELKTNEQYELFTELEMPLSLILADMESCGIKVDKERLQRMGSELHDRLIDIEGIIYELAGEKFNINSTKQLGVILFEKLNLPTFKKTKTGYSTSADVLEKLANDHEIIEYILHYRQLGKLQSTYIEGLLKVIHPKTGKIHTRYQQTLTATGRLSSIDPNLQNIPIRLEEGRKIRQAFVPSEPGWIIFAADYSQIELRVLADIAGDEKLIQAFKDDLDIHTKTAMDVFHVKAEEVTSNMRRQAKAVNFGIVYGISDYGLSQSLGITRKDAGLFIDRYLESYPGVKEYMDDIIHSAKQKGYVTTLLQRRRYIPEITHRNFNIRSFAERTAMNTPIQGSAADIIKKAMIDMAEALKDYGLKTRLLLQVHDELIFEAPEEEIETLKKLVPDVMENALELKVPLKVDYSYGPTWFDAK, translated from the coding sequence ATGGAAAAGAAGAAATTAGTATTAATAGATGGAAATAGTATCGCGTACCGTGCGTTCTTTGCACTGCCCCTGTTAAATAACGATAAAGGCATACATACAAACGCTGTATACGGCTTTACAATGATGCTAAATAAGATAATAGAAGATGAAAAGCCCTCCCATATACTAGTGGCATTTGATGCAGGGAAGACAACATTCCGCCATAAGACATTTGTTGAATATAAGGGCGGAAGGCAAAAAACACCTCCTGAATTATCCGAGCAATTCCCTTATATTCGAGAGCTTCTTGACGCATTTGGAATAAAAAGGTATGAACTTGAAAATTATGAGGCAGATGACATTATTGGCACTCTCTCATTATCTGCGGAAAATGAAGGTTATGAAATCAAAGTGATTTCAGGAGATAAAGATTTAACTCAACTTTCCTCTGAACATACAACAGTGGGAATTACGCGTAAAGGGATTACTGATATCGAGGAATACACACCTGCACATGTGATGGAGAAGTATGGATTAACACCGGAGCAAATTATCGATATGAAGGGGTTAATGGGTGATCCTTCAGATAATATACCTGGTGTACCAGGTGTTGGAGAAAAAACAGCGATTAAGCTGCTGAAGGAATTTTCAACCTTAGAGAAATTACTAGAATCCATTGACCAAGTGACAGGAAATAAGTTAAAAGAAAAGCTTGAAGAGTTTAAGGACCAAGCAATGATGAGCAAGGAGCTTGCCACGATTGAAAGGCAGGCGCCAGTAGAAATATCTGTAGAAAATGCCGCTTACGAGGGATTTAAAAGAGAAAAAGTTGTAGCAATATATAAGGATCTCGGCTTCCATTCTTTATTGGAAAAATTAGCTGGAGATACAGCAAGTATTGAACAGGTTGAACTCGAAGATATAGATTTTGTAACGCCCGATGTGATAACAGATGATTTATTTGCGGATGATAATTATTTTTATGTTGAGATGCTCGAAGATAATTATCATTATGCTGATATCATTGGTTTTTCACTGGTGAATGAAAATGGATATTATTATTTACCAACAGATTTAGCCATTCAGTCTGATAGTTTTAAAAAATGGGCTGAAGATGAATCAAAAAAGAAAACCGTCTACGATGCAAAGCGTTCAGAGGTTTCGTTAAGAAGGCATGATATCCATTTAAAAGGTGTTAATTTTGATACGTTAATGGCTTCCTATATCATTAATCCATCTGAAAGTGTTGATGACCTTTCGACTATCGGCAAAAAGTATGGAATGACAATTCAATCTGATGAGTCATTCTACGGAAAAGGGGCTAAGCGGAAAATACCAGAGGCAGGGCTGGTAGCGGAGCACTTAGTTCGAAAAAGTCTTGCCATGTTTGATTTAAAACAAAAGTTAGAAGATGAATTAAAAACAAATGAACAATATGAATTGTTTACTGAACTGGAAATGCCATTATCACTTATTCTGGCTGATATGGAATCGTGCGGAATTAAAGTCGATAAGGAACGTTTGCAAAGAATGGGCAGTGAACTTCATGACAGACTTATCGATATCGAAGGAATTATCTATGAATTAGCCGGTGAGAAGTTCAATATTAATTCCACCAAACAATTAGGTGTGATTTTATTTGAGAAACTAAATCTTCCAACCTTTAAGAAAACGAAAACGGGATATTCCACATCAGCTGATGTTTTGGAAAAGCTGGCAAATGATCATGAAATCATTGAGTATATCCTTCATTACAGACAGTTAGGTAAGCTTCAATCTACTTATATTGAAGGTTTACTAAAAGTGATTCATCCTAAAACAGGTAAAATTCATACGCGATACCAACAGACATTAACTGCGACAGGCAGATTAAGTTCGATTGACCCAAATCTACAGAACATACCGATTCGATTAGAAGAGGGGCGGAAAATTCGCCAAGCCTTTGTACCATCAGAGCCAGGTTGGATTATTTTTGCAGCCGATTATTCGCAAATCGAGCTTAGGGTTCTAGCGGACATTGCCGGCGATGAAAAACTGATTCAAGCATTTAAGGATGACCTCGATATTCACACGAAAACCGCAATGGATGTTTTCCACGTGAAAGCCGAAGAGGTAACATCCAATATGAGACGCCAGGCAAAGGCGGTTAACTTCGGGATTGTTTATGGTATTAGTGATTATGGACTTTCTCAGAGTCTGGGTATTACACGTAAGGATGCCGGTTTATTTATTGACCGCTATCTGGAAAGCTATCCTGGTGTAAAGGAATATATGGATGATATCATTCATTCAGCTAAACAAAAAGGCTATGTAACTACCCTTTTGCAAAGAAGAAGGTATATTCCTGAAATTACGCATCGTAATTTTAATATCAGAAGCTTCGCTGAAAGAACGGCAATGAACACTCCGATTCAGGGGAGTGCGGCTGATATTATTAAAAAGGCAATGATTGATATGGCTGAAGCCTTGAAGGATTATGGGTTAAAAACAAGACTCCTTCTCCAAGTGCACGATGAACTTATCTTTGAAGCACCAGAAGAAGAGATTGAAACATTGAAGAAATTAGTTCCTGATGTAATGGAAAATGCCCTCGAATTAAAGGTGCCATTAAAAGTAGACTATTCTTATGGCCCGACGTGGTTTGACGCAAAATAA